The proteins below come from a single Papaver somniferum cultivar HN1 chromosome 11, ASM357369v1, whole genome shotgun sequence genomic window:
- the LOC113323176 gene encoding uncharacterized protein LOC113323176 → MLEFPVTSISPTERNESNTNRNDPESENVSQSTGSKDSSELQMSGKYKQKSPASEHLPLSSPDNSQSKDKTELSTIGKCKLAHASLRNIIAWGSVLPSVPGQKVHGDPLRDDCVRVTVEKSILKNHCLPVPSTHLKTVEDAEKSIVAWPKEFVISCSSGHPLSDPGEHDSDPNDEYDSDPNTKKTKKKKPSYMKSGELKSRRSSKRLKTAA, encoded by the exons ATGCTTGAATTCCCTGTTACAAGCATTTCTCCGACTGAAAGGAATGAATCTAATACAAATAGAAATGACCCTGAATCTGAAAATGTATCTCAGTCTACGGGATCGAAAGATAGTTCTGAACTCCAAatg tctggaaaatacaaacaaaagtctCCTGCATCTGAGCATCTACCCCTTAGTTCACCAGACAATTCTCAATCGAAAGACAAAACTGAACTTTCAACG ATTGGTAAATGCAAACTGGCTCATGCTTCACTGAGAAATATCATTGCATGGGGTTCGGTTCTTCCATCAGTGCCAGGTCAGAAGGTTCATGGAGATCCACTCCGGGATGATTGTGTCAGAGTGACGGTTGAAAAGTCGATATTAAAGAATCATTGTTTGCCAGTCCCATCTACTCATCTCAAAACAGTAGAGGATGCTGAAAAATCTATAGTAGCTTGGCCTAAAGAGTTTGTGATCTCTTGCTCTAGT GGCCATCCACTTTCAGACCCCGGTGAACATGATTCTGACCcaaacgatgaatatgattctgacccaaacactaagaagacaaagaagaagaaaccttcatatatgaagagcggggaactaaagtctcggagatccagcaagagactcaagactgcagcctaa
- the LOC113324266 gene encoding uncharacterized protein LOC113324266, whose product MDLLVSLRFRMDKSWMSTDRTKKRYREGVAAFLRYAVNHLKEEGETYDEFLMLCPCTNCLNLCACSVGDVEDHLFVNGIDQTYTIWNKHGEKDEAITSSKPVNVNNGMHAEFEMGTPTDAPDEDFGMGTPTDAPDTIDMMQAAEEFADDPIKFKKLLENAEKPLYEGCPNFTKLSAIVQLFKLKSKHGASDMFFNELLPLLKDMLPKEGNLMARSTYQAKKILKSMGSGYTKIHACINNCILYWNEYKDEKVCPTCKAPRWKVDRDGKVYENVPAKVLWYFDIIPRFQRLFQSKHTAKDLIWHDTTRNKDGVLRHPADSHAWREIDNNFPEIKGDPRNLRLAVSADGVDVNTGTKHHSGKRTWDAYAQEMFTLRAVVLWTINDYPALGTLCGCRYAGYHGCVVCRKKTHSIRLHDSNKNVYVGYRRFLPYEHPFRRQKGAFGGKQEWETAPEPMTGEIYEENVGQSLVGTLLHNGNTKDGLNARKDLVRLGLKSELHPKTDDKGTILPAACYTLTTEEKDIFLETLSELRVPEGSISAKEIMVEELDKLQEDLCVTLCLLEKEVKLCGPVCFRWMYPFERCMKVIKGHVRNKNQPCGCIAEENVAEETIEIYCEYHKSIRTIGIPLDRHNTSQEGEPLSAEEPCIVTPEQLRQAHFYVMQNTPEIEPYIDRHKLYLETNYSTKKRAWLEKEHSNTFGAWLKNEVEKELADDRESISENLRWISHGPHYEVTKYTVYRINGYLFRTRSRDGRIHQNSGVSVAANDMHISRDDDVTYGKASYYGVLQEIWELDYCERKVHLFKCNWVDNKRGVKRDALGYKIVDLTMLGYKNDPFILASQAKQVFYVKDQLDKKKSIVFVTPPKNYRDDDGNDEEFSTVIFSANDNILPSVDPQDLGKESRNDYFRTDCRGLLIRKPK is encoded by the exons ATGGATCTACTGGTCTCTTTGCGTTTCAGAATGGATAAATCCTGGATGAGTACTGATAGAACGAAGAAACGTTATAGAGAAGGAGTTGCGGCGTTTCTGCGGTATGCTGTCAACCATCTCAAGGAGGAGGGTGAGACATATGATGAATTTCTTATGTTGTGTCCGTGTACAAATTGTTTAAATCTCTGTGCATGCTCCGTTGGCGACGTAGAAGATCATTTATTCGTAAATGGAATCGATCAAACGTATACTATTTGGAATAAGCATGGGGAAAAGGATGAGGCAATAACTAGTAGTAAGCCAGTTAACGTCAACAATGGTATGCACGCTGAATTTGAAATGGGAACTCCCACTGATGCTCCAGACGAAGATTTTGGAATGGGAACTCCCACTGATGCTCCAGACACTATAGATATGATGCAGGCTGCAGAAGAGTTCGCAGATGACCCTATAAAGTTTAAAAAGTTACTTGAAAATGCTGAAAAGCCCTTATACGAAGGATGTCCCAACTTCACAAAGTTGTCTGCAATTGTGCAGTTGTTTAAGTTGAAGAGTAAGCACGGTGCATCAGACAtgttttttaatgaattgttacCCTTGTTAAAGGACATGCTTCCCAAAGAAGGTAATTTAATGGCGAGGAGTACATATCAggcaaaaaaaatattgaaatcaATGGGTTCAGGGTACACAAAGATACATGCATGTATCAACAACTGCATTCTTTATTGGAATGAGTACAAGGATGAAAAAGTGTGTCCTACTTGTAAAGCACCCAGATGGAAAGTTGACAGGGATGGTAAAGTTTACGAGAATGTTCCAGCAAAGGTATTGTGGTACTTCGACATCATCCCAAGATTTCAGCGGCTGTTTCAATCGAAGCACACAGCAAAAGATTTGATATGGCACGATACCACTAGAAACAAAGACGGTGTTTTACGTCATCCGGCAGACTCACATGCTTGGAGAGAGATAGATAACAATTTCCCAGAAATTAAAGGTGATCCAAGAAATCTGCGGTTAGCTGTTTCGGCTGATGGAGTTGATGTAAACACAGGCACCAAACATCACAGT GGAAAGAGAACATGGGATGCATATGCCCAAGaaatgtttactctacgtgcagTTGTTTTGTGGACGATAAACGATTATCCTGCTCTTGGTACACTATGTGGTTGTCGCTACGCTGGATATCATGGTTGTGTGGTGTGTCGTAAAAAAACGCACAGTATTAGGCTtcatgactcaaacaagaatgttTATGTTGGTTATAGAAGATTTTTACCCTATGAGCATCCGTTCAGAAGGCAGAAGGGGGCATTTGGCGGAAAACAAGAGTGGGAGACTGCTCCAGAACCAATGACCGGGGAAATATATGAGGAG AATGTGGGACAAAGTCTTGTTGGAACGTTGCTGCACAAcgggaatacaaaagatggattaaACGCCAGAAAGGATTTGGTGCGTTTGGGGTTAAAATCGGAGTTACACCCTAAGACAGATGACAAAGGAACGATACTTCCCGCAGCATGTTATACATTAACTACGGAAGAAAAAGACATATTCTTGGAGACACTATCCGAGTTAAGAGTTCCAGAAGG atcaATATCTGCCAAAGAAATCATGGTGGAAGAGCTAGATAAATtgcaagaggatctctgtgtgacGTTATGCTtactagagaa ggaagtgaagTTATGCGGTCCGGTttgctttcgatggatgtatcctttCGAAAGGTGTATGAAGGTTATAAAGGGGCATGTGCGAAACAAGAATCAACCTTGTGGATGCATTGCCGAAGAGAATGTTGCAGAAGAGACGATTGAGATATATTGTGAGTACCATAAAAGCATCAGGACAATTGGTATTCCACTAGATAGGCATAATACATCTCAGGAGGGAGAACCGTTATCAGCTGAAGAGCCGTGTATAGTTACCCCTGAACAGTTGAGACAAGCACATTTCTATGTAATGCAGAACACGCCTGAAATTGAGCCTTACATAGA CCGACACAAGCTATATTTGGAAACTAACTATTCTACTAAAAAGCGAGCATGGCTAGAGAAAGAGCACTCTAACACTTTTGGCGCTTGGTTAAAAAATGAG GTTGAAAAAGAGTTGGCAGACGACAGAGAAAGTATCTCAGAGAACTTAAGATGGATATCACACGGCCCGCACTACGAGGTAACGAAATACACTGTATATCGCATCAATGGATATCTATTCCGCACAAGATCCCGTGATGGTAGAATTCACCAGAATAGTGGGGTTAGCGTTGCAGCAAATGACATGCACATATCTAGAGATGATGATGTTACATATGGTAAAGCCTCTTATTATGGTGTCTTGCAAGAGATATGGGAGTTAGATTACTGTGAAAGAAAAGTTCATCTGTTCAAGTGCAATTGGGTTGATAATAAACGTGGGGTCAAAAGAGATGCTCTTGGCTACAAGATTGTTGACCTTACTATGTTGGGATACAAAAATGATCCTTTTATTTTAGCCTcacaagctaagcaggtattttatgtcaaAGACCAGTTAGATAAGAAAAAGTCTATTGTTTTTGTGACACCTCCCAAAAATTATAGAGATGACGATGGCAACGATGAGGAATTCAGTACAGTAATCTTTTCTGCGAATGATAATATCTTGCCGTCTGTAGATCCACAAGACTTGGGTAAAGAATCCCGAAATGATTACTTCCGAACTGACTGCCGAGGTTTACTTATACGCAAGCCAAAATGA